One Synechocystis sp. LKSZ1 genomic window, CCCAACCCGAACTGCAATCCCTGGCCGCGGAATTAGGGTCGGATATTCCTTTTTGTATTGGCGGGGGAACGGCATTGGCAACGGGCCGGGGCGAAAAACTAGACCCCCTCCCTGATGTCGATAATTTCTGGGTTGTCCTAGCCAAGGATCAGACCCTCGCGGTTCCCACCCCCTGGGCCTACCAAACCTACCGTCAACAATTCCAGACCCAATACCTCCCAGCGGGAACCCCCCAACGAATTCGGGCCCGCGAAATTCATGCCGGCCCTCTGGTACAAGCCATCCAAAAACGGGATGCTATGGCGATAGCCCTGGGCCTGCACAATGACCTGGAAAAAGTCGTGCTGCCCCATTACCCAGGCGTAGCAAATCTCCGTCAAGTCTTAGCTGAAGCCGGGGGCCTGGGAACCATGATGTCCGGCTCGGGCCCGACGGTGTTTACGTTCTGTGCCTCTCAAGAGTCAGCCGAGCAGGTTAAAGCTACCGCCGAGAGCCATTTGGCTAACCCCAATGTGCAATTTTGGCTGGCCCGGCTGATCGGCCATGGTATTCAAGTGATTGACTAGATTTTATGGACTGGCAACTGTTTGGCTTAAGTTTTATCACCGTCTTTCTCGCTGAAATTGGCGACAAAAGTCAGTTGGCGGCCATTGCCCTGGGAGGAAGCGCAAAATCTCCTCGGGCCGTTTTTTTCGGCTCCGTCACGGCCCTAGTCTTAGCTAGTTTCCTAGGAGTATTAGCCGGGGGTAGTGTGGCCCAACTGTTACCCACGAAACTGATGAAGGCCCTGGCGGCTTTGGGTTTTTTAATTATGGCCCTGAAGTTACTTTGGCCGGCCTCGGACAACTAAAGCGCTCGTAGTGATAGCCGTGAATGGGGATGACCGGCCGGGGATCTCGCTGGCAAGTAGGCAGATCCACCGGGGCCAAAAAATTAACCAGCCATAGGTCTAGGGATTGGGTCTGAGCTGCGAGGAATTGTTTTAACTGCTGGCCGGCCTGGGGACTCTGTAATCGAGTCTGGGGAATCAGGACAAAGCGAGGGGGCCTGGGTAGCGCCGGGGTCTGCTGGATTTGCCAGGCTAGTCCCATCATTTCGCCGACCTGGACGAGGCTCTGTTGGGTCGTGACGATCAGCGGCGATGCCTTGCCAGGATTCTCTGCCAGGGCCTGGAGCAATTGTTCGGGGCGGTAGTATTTTTGATAGCCGAGGTTGTGGGTGATGGTCAGGCCACTGATCAGGCCCACACTGATGACGATGAGGACGGTGGGATGGCGGAAGGGCCGTTTTGGGAGTGGATTTTGCTCAGATGAGGAAAAGAGACGGCTATCCAGACCAAAGGCTAGTAGCCCGATCACAATCGGTAAGAAATTGAAACTATAGCGGGCTCCCCTGGTAATATCCATGCCACCGAAGTAGGTGATGCCCAAGTACAGAAAAATAAGACTACCCAATAATAGCCCTAAGAGCCTGATTTCAGGAT contains:
- the ispE gene encoding 4-(cytidine 5'-diphospho)-2-C-methyl-D-erythritol kinase, yielding MRSYTLFAPAKINLFLEILGDRPDGFHELVMILQSISLGDYIHLQANGTQQIRLTCSRQDLPADESNLAYRAARLMTERFPQAFANYGGLNIDLEKQIPIAAGLAGGSADAAAVLVGIDLLWQLGLTQPELQSLAAELGSDIPFCIGGGTALATGRGEKLDPLPDVDNFWVVLAKDQTLAVPTPWAYQTYRQQFQTQYLPAGTPQRIRAREIHAGPLVQAIQKRDAMAIALGLHNDLEKVVLPHYPGVANLRQVLAEAGGLGTMMSGSGPTVFTFCASQESAEQVKATAESHLANPNVQFWLARLIGHGIQVID
- a CDS encoding TMEM165/GDT1 family protein, translated to MDWQLFGLSFITVFLAEIGDKSQLAAIALGGSAKSPRAVFFGSVTALVLASFLGVLAGGSVAQLLPTKLMKALAALGFLIMALKLLWPASDN